Proteins from a genomic interval of Sinobacterium norvegicum:
- a CDS encoding SLC13 family permease: protein MPISAEITTTLFILALVLALLTSNRYRIDLVAIATLVVIALSQSLPFITPFISHQQLLAGFSSNAVVSIIAVMIISAGIERAGGSRIIASWLIKSSAAKASRLRNILMLTVGTLSGFMQNIGACALFIPVVRYVALRTNINTGFLMMPMGFAVILGGCITMLGNGPLIVLNDLLPAGVSPFELFEVTPIGIAILLSGCLYFHFWGHFYLPKAENPQQLEQRQHYEQLYGINCQVHFFHIGQDAVLAGMKAGDIESQYNLNIVAVGHQQLQLSPHRGIVIPGNSDIGIIAQKAPLEALAALADVSENHTCNQLIDAASTGNAGVTEIIIPPGSALCQQKIRDIRIRRSYGITPLAIYRENNSQQLHLRDVELQAGDSLLSYISWNDLSEIANNKDFTLVDQHKAPNPSSPDKLLLASAGFAIALLLTIFSPLPLSISLLAGACIILFGGVLTMDEAYQAVSWKTVMLLAGLIPLGTAMANSGTSRWLAEHVLVLLGGETSLIVLQILCALLATALSLIISNIGACIVLIPLITSLAMDAGFDPRPLILLVGVCVSNAFLLPTNQVSAIIQGPGGYASKVFIKVGAGLSLIYISTAIIMINWLY, encoded by the coding sequence ATGCCTATTTCTGCCGAGATAACGACGACACTTTTCATCCTCGCCCTGGTATTAGCCCTACTGACAAGCAATCGTTATCGTATCGATTTGGTGGCAATAGCCACACTGGTCGTCATTGCCCTAAGTCAATCACTCCCCTTCATTACCCCTTTTATCAGTCATCAACAATTGCTGGCAGGCTTTTCCAGTAATGCCGTGGTGTCAATTATTGCAGTGATGATTATTTCCGCCGGCATTGAACGCGCTGGTGGCAGCCGAATTATCGCCAGCTGGCTGATAAAATCGAGCGCCGCCAAAGCCTCGCGACTGCGCAATATATTAATGCTTACCGTCGGAACACTGTCTGGCTTTATGCAAAATATCGGTGCCTGCGCACTGTTTATTCCGGTTGTTCGCTATGTCGCCCTGCGCACCAATATTAATACGGGATTTCTGATGATGCCGATGGGCTTTGCCGTCATTCTTGGCGGCTGCATTACCATGCTTGGTAACGGCCCATTAATTGTACTCAATGATTTATTACCGGCGGGGGTATCGCCCTTCGAATTGTTTGAAGTCACCCCCATCGGCATCGCGATTCTACTCAGCGGCTGCCTGTATTTTCATTTTTGGGGCCACTTCTACTTGCCCAAAGCCGAGAACCCACAACAGTTGGAGCAACGCCAACACTATGAGCAACTGTATGGCATCAACTGTCAGGTTCACTTCTTTCACATTGGCCAAGACGCCGTATTAGCGGGAATGAAGGCCGGCGATATTGAATCGCAATATAACCTCAACATCGTCGCAGTTGGCCATCAACAGCTACAGCTGTCTCCGCATCGTGGCATTGTCATCCCCGGCAACAGCGACATTGGCATTATTGCTCAAAAAGCCCCACTGGAGGCTCTGGCCGCACTGGCGGATGTTAGCGAAAACCACACCTGCAACCAATTAATCGATGCCGCCTCCACCGGCAATGCCGGTGTGACTGAAATCATTATTCCACCGGGTTCCGCTCTGTGCCAACAGAAGATTCGTGATATTCGCATCCGACGCAGCTACGGCATCACGCCATTGGCGATCTACAGAGAAAACAACAGCCAACAACTTCATCTCAGAGATGTCGAACTACAGGCCGGTGACAGCCTGCTCAGTTATATCAGCTGGAACGACCTCAGCGAAATCGCCAACAACAAAGACTTCACCCTTGTAGACCAGCACAAGGCCCCTAACCCCAGCTCGCCAGACAAACTGTTGCTGGCGAGCGCCGGCTTTGCCATTGCCTTATTACTCACCATTTTTAGCCCGCTGCCACTGTCGATCTCACTGCTCGCCGGTGCCTGCATTATTCTATTCGGTGGCGTATTAACCATGGATGAAGCCTATCAGGCGGTCAGCTGGAAAACAGTCATGCTGCTAGCGGGCTTAATCCCCCTGGGAACGGCAATGGCCAACTCGGGGACATCTCGTTGGCTGGCAGAGCATGTGCTGGTCTTACTGGGTGGCGAGACCAGCCTGATCGTGTTGCAAATACTCTGCGCCTTACTGGCGACGGCCCTAAGCCTTATTATCTCCAATATTGGCGCCTGTATCGTTCTGATACCGCTGATCACCAGCCTGGCAATGGATGCCGGCTTTGATCCTCGGCCACTGATTTTATTGGTCGGTGTTTGCGTATCGAATGCTTTCTTGCTGCCCACCAATCAGGTGTCGGCCATTATTCAAGGGCCGGGGGGATACGCATCGAAGGTGTTTATCAAAGTCGGGGCCGGTTTGTCGCTGATATACATCAGCACCGCCATCATCATGATTAACTGGCTGTATTAG
- the cobS gene encoding adenosylcobinamide-GDP ribazoletransferase has product MGKISNQIFVAVAFLTRLPVPENIDYSDDIQRRSQRFYPLVGLILALISLLFYFLFATFLPVKSAVLLLLVTTMLATGGLHEDGFADCCDGFGGGYGDKEKILNIMKDSRLGTFGVAGLVFLVLLKWQLLVIIALHSPLFLCLAVVFCYSASRWQPLLVMSKMQYVQHRGSKTEQLENKLSGKELSLSAVVSLLTAVLMILCGAAGLLPAMVVMLIVVLTVFLFSQYFCRFLQRRLEGYTGDCLGAGQQITEIIIYLCLAAAVSQHWL; this is encoded by the coding sequence GTGGGTAAGATTTCAAACCAAATTTTTGTAGCGGTTGCCTTTTTGACGCGTCTGCCTGTGCCTGAAAATATTGATTATTCTGACGATATTCAGCGACGATCTCAGCGCTTTTATCCCCTGGTTGGTTTGATTCTGGCGTTGATCAGTTTGCTGTTCTATTTTTTATTCGCGACTTTTTTACCGGTTAAATCTGCTGTTTTGTTGTTGTTGGTCACCACGATGTTGGCTACTGGCGGCCTTCATGAGGATGGCTTCGCCGATTGCTGTGATGGTTTTGGTGGCGGTTACGGCGATAAAGAAAAAATACTGAATATTATGAAAGACTCCCGGTTAGGGACTTTTGGTGTTGCGGGTTTGGTGTTTCTTGTTTTATTAAAATGGCAGCTGTTGGTTATTATTGCACTGCACTCGCCACTGTTTTTATGTTTAGCCGTCGTGTTCTGTTACAGCGCCAGTCGTTGGCAGCCACTGTTGGTGATGTCAAAAATGCAGTATGTCCAGCACCGTGGTAGTAAGACTGAGCAGCTTGAAAATAAATTGAGCGGCAAGGAGCTTTCTTTGTCTGCGGTGGTGAGCCTGCTGACAGCGGTGTTAATGATTCTATGCGGTGCTGCGGGTTTATTGCCGGCGATGGTGGTAATGCTCATTGTTGTTTTAACGGTATTCTTATTCAGCCAATACTTTTGCCGTTTTTTACAGCGTCGCCTCGAAGGCTACACCGGCGATTGCCTGGGTGCTGGCCAACAAATAACTGAGATTATTATCTACCTCTGTTTGGCGGCGGCGGTCAGTCAGCACTG